One Thomasclavelia spiroformis DSM 1552 DNA window includes the following coding sequences:
- a CDS encoding ABC transporter ATP-binding protein: MMKDYAIKFEHVSKIYKLKKKNDGKNKSNEAKRFYALKDISFEIPKGEVVGILGTNGSGKSTLSLILAGISEIDSGTMHINGEQSLVAINTGLNKQLTGLENINVKGALLGLSKRKIQNIIDGVIEFAELGDFLYQPVKKYSSGMKSRLGFSISLYLDPDIIIVDEALSVGDKGFAQKCIKKMNELKDQGKTIIFISHSLPQVRSFCHSAIWIEGGMLKEYGEVNEVCDLYGEYVDYYNSLSSKEKAKIRDKKFEKRIVKNPQIGFWEKVIDRIKG; this comes from the coding sequence ATGATGAAAGATTATGCAATTAAATTTGAACATGTTTCAAAAATATATAAGTTGAAGAAAAAAAATGATGGCAAAAATAAAAGTAATGAAGCTAAACGTTTTTATGCATTAAAAGATATTAGTTTTGAAATTCCTAAAGGTGAAGTAGTAGGAATTTTAGGAACTAATGGTTCTGGTAAATCAACTCTTTCACTTATTTTAGCTGGAATAAGTGAAATTGATAGTGGTACAATGCATATTAATGGTGAACAGTCACTTGTTGCAATTAATACAGGATTGAATAAGCAGTTGACAGGACTTGAAAATATCAATGTTAAAGGAGCTTTATTAGGTTTATCTAAAAGGAAAATTCAAAATATTATTGATGGCGTAATTGAATTTGCTGAATTAGGTGATTTTTTATATCAACCGGTAAAAAAATATTCAAGTGGAATGAAATCTAGATTAGGTTTTTCGATTTCATTGTATTTAGATCCGGATATAATTATTGTAGATGAAGCATTGTCAGTCGGAGATAAGGGTTTTGCACAAAAATGTATTAAAAAAATGAATGAACTCAAAGATCAAGGAAAAACAATCATTTTTATTTCTCATTCTTTACCACAGGTTCGTAGTTTTTGTCATAGTGCAATATGGATTGAAGGTGGGATGTTGAAAGAATATGGTGAGGTTAATGAAGTTTGTGATCTATATGGAGAATATGTAGATTATTATAATAGTCTTTCAAGTAAAGAAAAAGCTAAGATTAGGGATAAGAAATTTGAAAAAAGAATTGTGAAAAATCCACAAATTGGTTTTTGGGAAAAAGTAATTGATCGAATAAAAGGGTAG
- a CDS encoding ABC transporter permease → MLKSIRYVLKENFTNLFRIYSIAKYELLSDMRDSKLGVFWNFANPAIQIITYYFVFGIVAKRNAVDGIPFIQWMLAGMVVWFFISPCITQGANAIFSKVNVITKMKFPVSVLPATVVLKELFNHACIMILMIVFFILQGIYPSIHWLGIIYYCFAACCFGISLSMITSVLNMIARDTRKLILACMRLILYLTPILWPISRFSGTGIFDSTVRFIMKINPIYYIVCGYRDCFLYHYGPMYYWRQLVVFWLVTSVLFVVGCYMMYKFKHKFIDMI, encoded by the coding sequence ATGCTAAAAAGTATTAGATATGTTCTAAAAGAGAATTTTACAAATTTATTTAGAATATATTCAATTGCAAAATATGAATTGTTATCAGATATGCGTGATTCCAAATTAGGAGTATTTTGGAATTTTGCAAATCCAGCAATTCAAATTATTACATATTATTTTGTTTTTGGTATCGTTGCTAAACGTAATGCAGTCGATGGAATTCCTTTTATTCAATGGATGCTTGCGGGGATGGTTGTTTGGTTTTTTATTAGTCCTTGTATTACTCAAGGTGCTAATGCAATTTTTTCTAAAGTAAATGTAATTACTAAGATGAAGTTTCCGGTTAGTGTTTTACCAGCTACGGTTGTTTTGAAAGAATTATTTAATCATGCTTGTATTATGATTTTAATGATTGTTTTTTTTATACTTCAAGGAATTTATCCTTCAATTCATTGGCTTGGAATAATTTATTATTGTTTTGCTGCTTGTTGTTTTGGAATAAGTTTATCAATGATTACTTCAGTTTTGAATATGATTGCTCGTGATACTAGAAAACTAATTTTGGCTTGTATGCGTCTTATTTTGTATTTAACACCAATTTTATGGCCGATTTCTCGGTTTAGTGGAACAGGAATATTTGATAGTACAGTGCGTTTTATTATGAAGATAAATCCTATTTATTATATTGTTTGCGGTTATCGTGATTGTTTCTTATATCATTATGGACCTATGTATTATTGGAGACAATTAGTTGTTTTTTGGCTTGTTACTAGTGTTTTATTTGTCGTTGGATGTTATATGATGTATAAGTTTAAACATAAGTTTATAGATATGATTTAG
- the pyrE gene encoding orotate phosphoribosyltransferase yields the protein MKELIAKDLLDIKAVFLRPNEPFTWASGIKSPIYCDNRLTLSYPNVRKDIENGLAKLIKDNFPDANCLMGTATAGIAHAALVADILDLPMGYVRGGAKSHGRNNRIEGKVEPGMKVVVVEDLISTGGSSLECVEALREAGCEVIGLIAIFTYGLPKATTNFEAANCKYATLTDYDTLIEVAKQNNYIKDVDMEKLKAWKKDPNDESWMAK from the coding sequence ATGAAGGAATTAATTGCAAAAGATTTATTAGATATTAAAGCGGTTTTTTTACGACCAAATGAACCATTTACGTGGGCTAGTGGAATTAAATCACCTATTTATTGTGATAATCGTTTAACGCTATCATATCCAAATGTGCGTAAAGATATTGAAAATGGTTTAGCTAAGTTAATTAAAGATAATTTTCCAGATGCTAATTGTTTAATGGGAACAGCTACTGCGGGAATTGCTCATGCAGCATTAGTAGCAGATATATTAGATTTACCAATGGGATATGTCCGTGGGGGAGCAAAGAGCCATGGACGTAATAATCGTATTGAAGGTAAAGTTGAACCAGGAATGAAGGTTGTTGTTGTTGAAGATTTGATTTCTACAGGTGGAAGTTCTTTGGAATGTGTTGAAGCATTAAGAGAAGCTGGATGTGAAGTGATTGGATTGATTGCGATTTTTACTTACGGTTTACCTAAAGCAACAACTAATTTTGAAGCAGCAAATTGTAAATATGCAACTTTAACTGATTATGATACATTAATTGAAGTTGCTAAACAAAATAATTATATTAAAGATGTGGATATGGAAAAGTTAAAAGCTTGGAAAAAAGATCCTAATGATGAATCTTGGATGGCTAAATAG
- the pyrF gene encoding orotidine-5'-phosphate decarboxylase, whose amino-acid sequence MTDSKICIALDFKNKVEVKEFLEKFKDEKLYVKVGMELFYGEGIEMVKMIKEMGHNIFLDLKLHDIPNTVKSAMKQLAKLDVDMVNVHASGGKAMMKAAIEGLEEGKIGKERPKCIAVTCLTSLDQEVLNDELLIEKPLEEVVLKWANNAKEAGLDGVVCSPLESKIIHDNLGVDFLTVTPGIRLTSDNVNDQKRVTTPAMARELTSSYIVVGRTITSSDDPYATYKKVYQDFQG is encoded by the coding sequence ATGACAGATAGTAAAATTTGTATTGCTTTAGATTTTAAAAATAAAGTAGAAGTAAAAGAATTTTTAGAAAAATTTAAAGATGAAAAACTATATGTAAAAGTAGGTATGGAACTTTTCTATGGTGAAGGAATAGAAATGGTTAAGATGATTAAAGAAATGGGACATAATATTTTCTTGGATTTAAAATTACATGATATTCCAAACACTGTAAAAAGTGCTATGAAACAACTAGCAAAATTAGATGTAGATATGGTTAATGTGCATGCTTCAGGTGGTAAAGCGATGATGAAAGCAGCAATTGAAGGTTTAGAAGAAGGGAAAATTGGAAAAGAACGTCCAAAATGTATCGCAGTTACTTGTTTAACATCACTTGATCAAGAAGTATTAAATGATGAATTGTTAATTGAAAAACCATTAGAAGAAGTTGTTTTAAAATGGGCAAATAATGCTAAAGAAGCTGGATTGGATGGAGTTGTTTGTTCGCCATTAGAATCTAAAATTATTCATGATAATTTAGGTGTTGATTTTTTAACAGTAACTCCAGGAATTCGTTTAACTAGTGATAATGTTAATGATCAAAAACGTGTTACAACACCAGCTATGGCTCGTGAACTTACATCAAGTTATATTGTTGTAGGAAGAACAATCACTAGTAGTGATGATCCATATGCAACATATAAAAAAGTATATCAAGATTTTCAAGGTTAA
- the rpsD gene encoding 30S ribosomal protein S4: MSRYTGPQWKISRRLGFSTLENGKELNRRPYAPGQHGQKRKKPTEYGLQLAEKQKVRHMYGVNEKQFHNTFKRAGKMSGIHGYNFFCLLEQRLDNVVYRLGFAPTRRAARQLVNHGHFLVNGVKTDIPSYTVKVGDVVEVKEKSKNLAIIKASLENRVHTPAFVEVDETKMSGKFTRLPERSELNQEINESLIVEYYNRKG; encoded by the coding sequence ATGTCACGTTATACAGGACCACAATGGAAAATCTCTCGTCGTTTAGGATTTTCAACTTTAGAAAATGGAAAAGAATTAAACAGAAGACCATATGCTCCAGGGCAACATGGTCAAAAAAGAAAAAAACCAACTGAATATGGATTACAATTAGCAGAAAAACAAAAAGTAAGACATATGTATGGAGTTAACGAAAAACAATTCCATAATACATTTAAACGCGCAGGTAAAATGAGCGGTATTCATGGTTATAACTTTTTCTGTTTATTAGAACAAAGATTAGATAATGTTGTTTACAGATTAGGGTTTGCACCTACAAGAAGAGCTGCAAGACAATTAGTAAACCATGGTCATTTCTTAGTAAATGGAGTTAAAACTGATATCCCATCTTATACAGTAAAAGTTGGAGATGTTGTTGAAGTTAAAGAAAAATCTAAAAATTTAGCAATCATCAAAGCTTCGTTAGAAAATAGAGTACATACTCCTGCTTTCGTTGAAGTTGATGAAACTAAAATGTCTGGAAAATTCACTCGTTTACCAGAAAGATCTGAATTAAATCAAGAAATCAATGAATCATTAATCGTTGAATACTACAACCGTAAAGGTTAA
- a CDS encoding DUF3783 domain-containing protein — protein MEETVLLYNIDKTQAGKAIISILEKLNVKIIIVESCDLMNPIGYILGIEDFQRGSEALTTIPQDDMMVMAGFEEKQVDILLQIFREANIPFIPLKAIVTQTNVNWTFMQLLQNVKNEYIELTGMNKDKIN, from the coding sequence ATGGAAGAAACTGTTTTATTATATAATATTGATAAAACTCAAGCTGGTAAAGCAATTATTTCTATTTTAGAAAAATTGAATGTTAAAATTATTATTGTTGAATCATGTGATTTAATGAATCCAATCGGTTATATTTTAGGAATTGAAGATTTTCAAAGGGGTAGTGAAGCATTAACTACCATCCCTCAAGATGATATGATGGTAATGGCTGGTTTTGAAGAAAAACAAGTTGATATCTTATTACAAATTTTTAGAGAAGCTAATATTCCTTTTATCCCACTTAAAGCAATTGTTACTCAAACAAATGTTAACTGGACATTCATGCAATTATTACAAAATGTTAAAAACGAATATATTGAATTAACAGGTATGAATAAAGACAAAATTAATTAG
- a CDS encoding rubrerythrin family protein, with protein sequence MESKTKTNLLRAFAGECQARMRYEIAAKIAGKNDLAIIQDMLYFTANQEKEHAIIFYNYLKDVFKDEDVSMHANYPVDLGQDLASLLEDASKHEYDEATTIYKQFGNEAKEEGYIDIATSFFMISEIEQYHHERFKKYHSLLTSNKLFKESSNVKWMCLNCGFIYEGNEAINVCPVCKHSNGYSLRLNETQFHV encoded by the coding sequence ATGGAATCAAAAACAAAAACCAATTTACTCCGTGCTTTTGCAGGAGAATGTCAAGCTCGTATGCGTTATGAAATCGCAGCTAAAATAGCTGGTAAAAATGATTTAGCTATTATTCAAGACATGCTTTATTTCACTGCTAACCAAGAAAAAGAACATGCTATTATTTTTTACAATTATTTAAAGGATGTATTTAAAGATGAAGACGTTTCAATGCATGCTAATTATCCTGTTGATTTAGGTCAAGATCTTGCTTCTTTACTTGAAGATGCTTCTAAACATGAATATGATGAAGCAACTACTATTTATAAACAATTTGGAAACGAAGCTAAAGAAGAAGGATATATCGATATTGCTACTTCATTTTTTATGATTAGCGAAATCGAACAATATCATCATGAACGTTTCAAGAAATATCATAGTTTATTAACTAGCAATAAGTTATTTAAAGAATCAAGTAATGTTAAATGGATGTGCTTAAATTGCGGTTTTATTTATGAAGGTAATGAAGCAATAAATGTTTGTCCTGTATGCAAACACTCAAATGGCTATAGTCTTCGTTTAAACGAAACACAATTTCACGTTTAA
- a CDS encoding PadR family transcriptional regulator, protein MPKKSIYFKFDMLILSLLKQRDCCGYEITNSIKELSDGVIDIKEGSLYPSLYKMVDKGYISSKDEYVNRKLRVYYHIEDAGKEYLEQLIKEYLL, encoded by the coding sequence ATGCCCAAGAAAAGTATATATTTTAAATTTGATATGCTTATTTTATCGTTATTAAAACAAAGGGATTGTTGTGGCTATGAGATTACTAACTCAATAAAAGAATTATCAGATGGGGTTATTGATATTAAAGAGGGTTCTTTATATCCAAGTTTATATAAGATGGTAGATAAAGGATATATTTCAAGTAAAGATGAATATGTAAATAGGAAATTACGAGTTTATTATCATATAGAAGATGCTGGAAAAGAATACTTAGAACAACTTATTAAAGAATATTTATTATGA
- a CDS encoding uracil-DNA glycosylase family protein, with the protein MKEFDKLIREIKECRYCENKFDHEFHPVVWGHQNAKIMQIGQAPSNKVNQNLVPFSDLSGKRLLQWYQIDQGTFYNQDIFYLTSLAHCYPGKAAGSGDRPPPKCCYQKWLNQEMKLVNNEIYIIVGSYSAKLFFPDKKLTDLVFENQRLNNKLTIVLPHPSPLNMRWFKANLGFENRLVEIRKIIAAYCGLK; encoded by the coding sequence ATGAAAGAATTTGATAAATTAATACGAGAGATAAAAGAATGCCGTTATTGTGAAAATAAATTTGATCATGAATTTCATCCAGTAGTTTGGGGTCATCAAAACGCTAAAATTATGCAAATTGGTCAAGCTCCTTCAAATAAAGTTAATCAAAATTTAGTTCCTTTTAGTGATTTAAGTGGTAAAAGATTATTACAATGGTATCAAATTGATCAGGGGACTTTTTATAATCAAGATATTTTTTATTTGACATCGTTAGCACATTGTTATCCTGGAAAAGCAGCTGGTAGTGGAGATCGACCACCTCCTAAATGTTGTTATCAAAAGTGGTTAAATCAAGAAATGAAACTAGTTAATAATGAGATTTATATTATTGTTGGTAGCTATAGTGCAAAATTATTTTTTCCTGATAAAAAGTTAACGGATTTAGTTTTTGAAAATCAAAGATTAAATAATAAACTTACAATTGTATTACCTCATCCATCACCTTTAAATATGCGATGGTTTAAAGCAAATCTTGGATTTGAAAATAGATTAGTAGAAATTAGAAAAATAATTGCTGCTTATTGTGGTTTAAAGTAA
- the leuS gene encoding leucine--tRNA ligase, protein MPFNHKEIEPKWQKYWDEHKTFKTDCYDDSKPKYYCVDMFPYPSGNGLHVGHPEGYTATDIVSRMKRMQGYNVLHPMGFDSFGLPAEQFAIQTGHHPAEFTKKNIEVFKGQIKSLGFSYDWDREIATSDPEYYKWTQWIFTKLYDAGLAYVDEIPVNWCPELKAVLANEEVIDGKSERGGYPVIRKPMRQWVLKITEYAERLLKDLDDLDWPEATKQMQRNWIGKSVGANVDFRIDGTDKIFTVFTTRCDTLFGATYCVMAPEHPYVDEITTPEQKEAIEAYKQSCISKSDLERTELNKDKTGVFTGAYAINPVNGKKIPIWISDYVLASYGTGAIMAVPAHDQRDWEFAKKFDIEIIPVLEGGDVEKEAYVEDGVHINSSWLDGLGKQEAIDKMVAWLEEHKCGQKKVSYKLRDWLFSRQRYWGEPIPIIHMEDGTMRTVPLEELPLELPATKNFQPHESGESPLANCEDWLEVEIDGKKGRRETNTMPQWAGSCWYYIRYIDPHNSEAICDPKLLEKWLPVDLYIGGAEHAVLHLLYSRFWHKVLYDAGIVKCKEPWQRLFHQGMILGDNNEKMSKSRGNVVNPDDIVASHGADALRLYEMFMGPLEAALPWSTNGLDGARKWLDRVYRLFIEQDKLSDENDHSLDRVYHQTVKKVTDDFESLGFNTAISQMMIFINECYKAPTVYKEYAFNFIKMLSCIAPHVCEEMWQLLGHDNTLAYEPWPTYDESMLVSETVEMGVQVNGKLRAKIQVAKDADDESVKELAFAQDNVKAHTDGKNIVKVIVVKNKICNIVVK, encoded by the coding sequence ATGCCGTTTAATCACAAAGAAATTGAGCCAAAATGGCAAAAATATTGGGATGAACATAAAACATTTAAAACTGATTGTTATGATGATAGTAAACCAAAATATTATTGTGTAGATATGTTTCCTTATCCATCAGGAAATGGCCTTCATGTAGGACATCCTGAAGGATATACTGCAACTGATATTGTTTCAAGAATGAAAAGAATGCAAGGGTATAATGTATTACATCCGATGGGATTTGATTCATTTGGTTTACCAGCTGAACAGTTTGCAATTCAAACAGGACATCATCCTGCAGAATTTACTAAGAAAAATATTGAAGTTTTTAAAGGACAAATTAAATCTTTAGGTTTTTCATATGATTGGGATCGTGAAATTGCAACAAGTGATCCTGAATATTATAAATGGACACAATGGATTTTTACTAAGTTATATGATGCTGGACTTGCATATGTTGATGAAATTCCGGTTAACTGGTGTCCTGAGCTAAAAGCCGTTTTAGCAAATGAAGAAGTAATTGATGGTAAAAGTGAACGTGGAGGATATCCAGTAATTCGTAAACCGATGCGACAATGGGTATTAAAAATTACTGAATATGCTGAAAGATTATTAAAAGATCTTGATGATTTAGATTGGCCAGAAGCTACTAAACAAATGCAACGTAATTGGATTGGTAAATCAGTAGGGGCTAATGTTGATTTTAGAATTGATGGAACAGATAAAATCTTTACAGTATTTACAACACGTTGTGATACTTTGTTTGGAGCTACATACTGTGTAATGGCACCAGAACATCCATACGTAGATGAAATTACGACACCTGAACAAAAAGAAGCGATCGAAGCTTATAAACAAAGTTGTATTAGTAAATCTGACTTAGAAAGAACAGAATTAAATAAAGATAAAACAGGAGTATTTACAGGAGCTTATGCAATTAATCCGGTAAACGGTAAAAAAATTCCAATTTGGATTTCTGACTATGTTCTTGCAAGCTATGGTACTGGTGCAATCATGGCGGTTCCTGCTCACGATCAACGTGACTGGGAATTTGCAAAAAAATTCGACATCGAAATTATTCCGGTATTAGAAGGTGGAGATGTTGAAAAAGAAGCGTATGTTGAAGATGGTGTTCATATTAATTCAAGCTGGCTTGATGGTTTAGGAAAACAAGAAGCAATCGATAAAATGGTTGCTTGGTTAGAAGAACATAAATGTGGACAAAAGAAAGTATCTTATAAATTAAGAGATTGGTTATTTTCACGCCAACGTTATTGGGGAGAACCAATTCCAATTATTCATATGGAAGATGGAACAATGAGAACTGTTCCACTTGAAGAATTACCATTAGAATTACCAGCAACTAAAAACTTCCAACCACATGAAAGCGGTGAATCACCACTTGCAAACTGTGAAGATTGGTTAGAAGTGGAAATTGATGGTAAAAAAGGTCGTCGTGAAACAAATACAATGCCACAATGGGCAGGATCTTGCTGGTATTATATTCGTTATATCGATCCTCATAATAGTGAAGCAATTTGTGATCCAAAATTATTAGAAAAATGGTTACCAGTTGATTTATATATTGGTGGAGCTGAACATGCGGTATTACATCTTTTATATTCACGTTTCTGGCATAAAGTATTATATGATGCTGGAATTGTAAAATGTAAAGAACCATGGCAACGTTTATTTCACCAAGGAATGATTTTAGGTGATAATAATGAAAAAATGTCTAAATCACGTGGAAATGTAGTAAATCCTGATGATATTGTTGCAAGTCATGGGGCAGATGCTCTTAGATTATATGAAATGTTTATGGGACCACTTGAAGCAGCACTTCCATGGTCAACAAATGGACTTGATGGAGCACGTAAATGGTTAGATCGTGTTTATCGTTTATTTATTGAACAAGATAAATTAAGTGATGAAAATGATCATAGTTTAGACCGTGTTTATCACCAAACTGTTAAAAAAGTAACAGATGATTTTGAATCATTAGGATTCAATACAGCAATTTCTCAAATGATGATTTTTATCAATGAATGTTATAAAGCACCAACAGTATATAAAGAATATGCATTCAACTTCATTAAAATGCTTTCTTGTATAGCGCCTCACGTTTGTGAAGAAATGTGGCAATTATTAGGACATGATAATACACTTGCTTATGAACCATGGCCAACATATGATGAAAGTATGTTAGTTAGTGAAACTGTTGAAATGGGTGTTCAAGTAAATGGTAAATTAAGAGCTAAAATTCAAGTTGCTAAAGATGCGGATGATGAAAGTGTTAAAGAATTAGCTTTTGCACAAGACAATGTTAAAGCTCATACTGATGGTAAAAATATTGTTAAAGTGATTGTTGTTAAAAATAAAATTTGTAATATTGTTGTTAAATAA
- a CDS encoding ATP-binding cassette domain-containing protein, with protein MLEIKKLSKRYDDIIIDNLSICFPSTGMIVIVGKSGCGKTTLLNILGGIDQEYDGEVLFDQQNIKTIKNYCRKHVGFIFQNFNLVNWLNAKENYILPRFFGNIIFKREIEDRREKLELTSFLKKKPVLLSGGQKQRVAMLRAMIKNVDILLCDEPTGSLDDDNAKVIFELLKQEAKERLVIVITHNEQLAYQYANQVFTFQNGKLLGKYRKDKSDNFYCRLKEKKNPFDIYKLVLMQYRADFFRNTKIVTGVVMALLCIMITFTLSDSLTKQIQKQLSNIFPSQLISLQTRNNIPLKYQDLVDLKNNKDITYLYGEMKDYEFMGISLQESYQGDKTIYISDMTKGLKSDKLEKGRKIKNDNEIILSKTTAIHLNKDYEQLLNKNIYGYYLYGDVIKRVVLKVVGISNETTVFDTIYINELANVKHVSEIFDKDINELVFSIGMINIDNQVDVDESLEKLRKENKNFEFKVAGDDISARIDDFLLQVHRVLVLFSLLAIVSACFLIGEVLYLSVVEKTKDIGIFKCLGASKLQLRLLVLFECFMLVTIAYLLSYLIFNQLVNLINEIVEMGLQLNLSKAFIQIDNQLLIIIYIGALFFGLLSSCFPAYYTSRLDPVKSLKYQRY; from the coding sequence ATGTTAGAGATAAAAAAGTTATCTAAACGATATGATGATATCATTATTGATAATTTGTCAATTTGTTTTCCAAGTACGGGAATGATTGTGATTGTAGGAAAGTCAGGTTGCGGTAAAACAACATTATTAAATATTTTAGGAGGAATTGATCAAGAATATGATGGTGAGGTATTATTTGATCAACAAAATATTAAAACGATCAAAAATTATTGTCGAAAACATGTAGGCTTTATTTTCCAAAATTTTAATTTAGTCAATTGGTTAAATGCTAAGGAAAACTATATACTACCAAGATTTTTTGGTAATATAATCTTCAAAAGGGAAATAGAAGATCGTCGTGAAAAATTAGAACTAACATCTTTTTTAAAAAAGAAACCAGTACTTTTATCAGGAGGGCAAAAGCAAAGAGTAGCAATGTTAAGAGCAATGATAAAAAATGTAGATATCTTGCTTTGTGATGAACCGACAGGATCTTTAGATGACGATAATGCAAAAGTAATTTTTGAATTATTAAAACAAGAAGCAAAGGAAAGATTAGTAATTGTAATTACTCATAATGAACAACTTGCTTATCAGTATGCAAATCAAGTATTTACTTTTCAAAATGGTAAATTGTTAGGTAAATATCGAAAAGATAAAAGTGATAATTTTTATTGTCGTCTTAAAGAAAAGAAAAATCCGTTTGATATATATAAATTAGTATTGATGCAATACCGAGCTGATTTTTTTAGAAATACAAAAATTGTAACAGGTGTTGTAATGGCACTGCTATGTATTATGATTACTTTTACTTTAAGTGATTCACTAACTAAACAAATTCAAAAACAACTCAGTAATATTTTTCCAAGTCAGCTTATATCTTTACAAACACGTAATAATATTCCTTTAAAGTATCAAGATTTAGTTGATTTAAAAAATAATAAAGATATTACATATTTATATGGTGAGATGAAAGATTATGAGTTTATGGGAATATCTTTACAAGAAAGTTATCAAGGTGATAAAACTATTTATATTAGTGATATGACTAAAGGATTGAAAAGTGATAAGTTAGAAAAAGGAAGAAAAATTAAAAATGATAATGAAATTATTTTATCAAAAACTACAGCGATTCATTTAAATAAAGATTATGAGCAGTTGTTGAATAAAAATATCTATGGATATTATTTGTATGGTGATGTTATCAAAAGAGTTGTTTTAAAAGTAGTTGGAATCAGCAATGAAACAACTGTTTTTGATACTATTTATATTAATGAATTAGCTAATGTTAAACATGTAAGTGAGATATTTGATAAAGATATTAATGAGCTTGTTTTTTCAATTGGAATGATTAATATAGATAATCAAGTTGATGTTGATGAAAGTTTAGAAAAATTAAGAAAAGAAAATAAGAATTTTGAGTTTAAAGTTGCAGGTGATGATATTAGTGCTAGAATTGATGATTTTTTGTTGCAGGTACATCGAGTATTGGTTTTATTTTCTTTACTTGCAATTGTATCAGCTTGTTTTTTAATAGGAGAGGTATTGTATTTATCAGTTGTTGAAAAGACAAAAGATATTGGGATTTTTAAGTGTTTAGGAGCTAGTAAGTTGCAACTTCGATTATTGGTTTTGTTTGAATGTTTTATGTTAGTTACAATAGCATATTTGTTATCATATTTAATTTTTAATCAATTAGTTAATCTAATTAATGAGATTGTTGAAATGGGATTACAATTAAATTTATCCAAGGCTTTTATTCAAATTGATAATCAGTTATTAATAATTATATATATAGGAGCACTATTTTTTGGATTACTTAGTAGTTGTTTTCCAGCTTATTATACTAGTCGTTTGGATCCTGTTAAATCTTTAAAATATCAAAGATATTAA